The genomic DNA CCCACGCGTCGTTCCTCGAGGCGGGCACCCTTCGAGGGTACGCGCTCGGTTATGCTGCCCGAGGCGCCGCAGGCGCCCGGAACGCAGGGGATCATGTCGAGCATCGGATACGAGGCGCACGTCGACCGCGCCAGGGTCGCGCGCGCGAAGCGCTGGAACGGGTGGATCCTCGCGGTGAGCGCGATCTTCGCCGCGGGTCTCGTCGTCGTCTCCGTGATGATGTTCGTCGACGACGGGTGGCCGATCGGGATCCTCGCAGCGCTCGGCGCGCTCGCGGCGGTGCTGTCCGTGGTCGCCGCCGTCCAGCGCGGACGCGCCCAGCGTCTGCTCACGGCGGGCGGCGAAGGGCTCGCTCTCGCCGTCTCGGACGACGGGGTGCGCATGGCCGGCGCCCCGCTCATCCCGTGGAGCGAGATCGTCTTCGTCGGCGTGCTCGACGACCGAAGCCGGTCCGCGCGGATGGCCCGCCTCCCGCTGTCGGGCGTGCTCGCCGGCGCCGCGCTCAAGGCCGGCAGCGGGACGCTGCTCTGCGAGCTCGGCGTCCGCGACGGCACCGCACTGAAGCAGGCGTTCGCCGGGGCACCCGGCTCCGAGCGGGTGAGCCTGTGGGACCCGTTCGACGGCGTTCGCCGCGGGCTCATCCCCATGCTGCTCGACGCGGTGCTCGACGACGGCACCGCCCAGCAGTCGGCCCAGGTGCTGATGGACGCGGCGGCGCGCCGCGGCATCCCGACCGCCCGCTTCACCGGGATCTTCGACTACTTCAGCTGGAAGAACCCGATGCTCGACCACAAGTGGCCGACACCGGCGGCCTGACGCGCTCTCACCGCTGCCTCCGAGAAGGACCGAACATGAAACTCTCCCCCGAGGAACTCCCCTTCGCTGCGATCCCCGACGAAGTGCGCCAGGTCCGTTCGATGCCGAAGACGATCGTCGCGATCCTGTTGACCGTCGCGGGCCTCGTCGGCGCCGTGCTCGCCGTGCTGAACTACGACTGGCTCCTCGCCGACGCCGCGTCGTGGGAGGGCCGCCGCTCGGGCGGGCGCGGCCTGGTCGCCCCCGGCGTGGTGGTGCTCAGCCTCGGCGCCGCCGCCTACGGCATCTCACTGCTCGTCACCTGGTCGCACAGTTGGGAGCGGGTCGCGACCGGCACCCGGCTGCGCAAGCTCACCGCGCAGCGACTCCAGCTCGCCGCCGCCGACGCACCGGCCGTGCTCGAGCGGTTCCGCAGCGGCGACCCCCGCCTGTACCTGCCGCTGCCCGCGGGCCGCGGATCGGTCGCGTGCGCCCTGTGGATCGCGAAGGCCGACGGCATCGGCTACGGCACGGTCAGCGGGAAGGTCGGCAACGCCTGGCAGCCGCTGCCGGCGGCCGTCCTGCGCGAGAACGCCTTCGTCGCACTGCGCGAAGTGCCGCTCGACGGGTTCACCAAGCCCGCGTCGACCGCCGCGGTGAAGGGGTTCCTCGACCCGTTCCTGCGGGGCTGAGCGCGGATCCGCGTTCGGCTGAGATCGCTCGCCGGGCTCAGCCCTCGCCGTCGGGGCGCAGCCCTCGCCGTCGGGGCTCAGCCCTCGCCGTCGGGCGACCAGCCGGGGAACCCGGCGCAGCCGACCGTGAGACGGATGAACCCGTCGGTCTTGTCGGTGAGGACCGCGTAGGAGGCGGCCGCATCGCCGCGGTCGACGGCCTCCTGCATGCGGTCGAGGTTGCGCAGCGCCGTCGGCAGCCACTGCGTGAAGGGGCCGTCGGGCAGACCGCTCGGGTCTTCGGCCAGGATGCCCCGGACCGCGCGGATCGCCCGGGACAGTTCGGGCAGATCCTGCGGGCGGTAGGCGGCCGAGAGGCTGACCGCGATCAGCTCGGTCACGGGCGCCTGCAGGCGAGCGCAGCGCTCGGCGAGCGTGTCGCTCATCGGCCGCCCCCGTTCAGATCGAACTTCTCACGCGGGGTGCGCACCCCGTCGCGGAACGCGCCGAGCCCCGCCTCGAAGTCGACGGCCGAGCCCACGAACAGCACCGACTCGTCGGGCGCGACGTAGATCTTGCCGCCGCCGCGCGCCACGTGCACGACGCAGACCCCGAGCCCGTCGGGCAGGTCGATGACGTTCAGGGTCGCGTTCTGCGTCAGCTTCGCGAAGAGCTCGTGACCGACCTCGACGAGTCGGTCGCGGCTCGCACCGGCACCCGCACCGGCTGCGCCGGAGGCATCCGTCGCTCCTTCGCCGAACGCGACCACCCCGCGCACCTGCGGCACACCCGCGAGCCGGACGATGAGCGCGAGGTGCTCCCAGAGCCCGCCGAGCTGCAGGTGATCGGCGGTGTTCGGCCCGCCGAGGGCGAGCAGCGGCACGAAGCCGAAGCACTCCTCGAAGCCGGGCACGCCGTCGCGGTCGCGGGCAGCCGGGTACGGCTCCCACTCCCAGGCGGAC from Agromyces larvae includes the following:
- a CDS encoding T6SS immunity protein Tdi1 domain-containing protein, producing MTSFRSFDPVAPISDETIARFAGQVPAEVVDSWRRYGAGLVGDGYFRLVDPARAAEMLDGVLGLPEGSTVLFATGLGDLIVHANGLYLLVKPRWGVLDVIEGVGFDELVAHLENPAERESAWEWEPYPAARDRDGVPGFEECFGFVPLLALGGPNTADHLQLGGLWEHLALIVRLAGVPQVRGVVAFGEGATDASGAAGAGAGASRDRLVEVGHELFAKLTQNATLNVIDLPDGLGVCVVHVARGGGKIYVAPDESVLFVGSAVDFEAGLGAFRDGVRTPREKFDLNGGGR